A region from the Triticum urartu cultivar G1812 chromosome 1, Tu2.1, whole genome shotgun sequence genome encodes:
- the LOC125529293 gene encoding GDP-mannose 3,5-epimerase 1, which yields MGSTDETGTPYGEYTYAELERELYWPSEKLRISVTGAGGFIGSHIARRLKSEGHYIIASDWKKNEHMTEDMFCHEFHLADLRVMDNCLKVTTNVDHVFNLAADMGGMGFIQSNHSVIMYNNTMISFNMLEAGRINGVKRFFYASSACIYPEFKQLETNVSLKEADAWPAEPQDAYGLEKLATEELCKHYTKDFDIECRIGRFHNIYGPFGTWKGGREKAPAAFCRKAQTSTEQFEMWGDGLQTRSFTFIDECVEGVLRLTKSDFCEPVNIGSDEMVSMNEMAEIVLGFEDKKLPIHHIPGPEGVRGRNSDNTLIKEKLGWAPTMRLKDGLRFTYFWIKEQIEKERTEGKDVALYGSSKVVSTQAPVQLGSLRAADGKE from the exons ATGGGGAGCACCGACGAGACTGGAACTCCCTATGGCGAGTACACCTATGCTGAGCTGGAGAGGGAGCTGTACTGGCCATCTGAGAAGCTGAGAATCTCAGTCACTGGAGCTGGTGGTTTCATTGGATCCCATATTGCTCGCCGTCTGAAGAGTGAGGGGCACTACATCATTGCCTCAGACTGGAAGAAGAACGAGCATATGACCGAGGACATGTTCTGCCATGAGTTCCACCTTGCTGACCTCAGGGTCATGGACAACTGCCTTAAGGTCACCACCAATGTCGACCATGTCTTCAATCTCGCTGCTGATATGGGAGGCATGGGGTTCATTCAGTCTAACCACTCTGTTATCATGTACAACAACACCATGATCAGTTTCAACATGCTTGAGGCCGGGCGTATCAACGGCGTGAAGAG GTTCTTCTATGCCTCGAGCGCATGCATCTATCCTGAATTCAAACAACTTGAGACAAATGTGAGCTTGAAGGAAGCTGATGCCTGGCCTGCTGAG CCGCAAGATGCCTATGGCTTGGAGAAGCTCGCGACCGAGGAGCTGTGCAAGCACTACACCAAGGACTTTGACATTGAGTGCCGTATTGGCCGTTTTCACAACATTTACGGTCCCTTTGGAACATGGAAAG GCGGTCGTGAGAAGGCACCAGCTGCCTTCTGTAGAAAGGCTCAGACCTCCACCGAACAGTTCGAGATGTGGGGTGATGGTCTCCAGACTCGATCGTTCACTTTTATCGACGAGTGCGTCGAGGGTGTTCTGAG ATTGACAAAGTCAGACTTCTGCGAGCCCGTGAACATCGGAAGCGATGAAATGGTGAGCATGAACGAGATGGCTGAGATTGTTCTCGGCTTCGAGGACAAGAAGCTGCCCATCCACCACATCCCTGGTCCAGAGGGTGTCCGTGGCCGCAACTCTGACAACACACTCATCAAGGAGAAGCTTGGCTGGGCCCCCACAATGAGGCTCAAG GATGGCCTAAGGTTCACCTACTTCTGGATCAAGGAGCAGATCGAGAAGGAGAGGACCGAGGGGAAGGACGTCGCCCTGTATGGATCGTCCAAGGTGGTGTCCACACAGGCGCCGGTGCAGCTCGGCTCCCTCCGCGCGGCTGACGGGAAGGAGTAA